From the genome of Spinacia oleracea cultivar Varoflay chromosome 2, BTI_SOV_V1, whole genome shotgun sequence, one region includes:
- the LOC110799886 gene encoding adenylate kinase 1, chloroplastic has protein sequence MAAVTRLVKHSRLSAVPSFWKAMTTATASSSASASASLSSRSDLSSRSVQWVFLGCPGVGKGTYASRLSHLLGVPHIATGDLVRHELSSNGPLSHQLAEIVNQGKLVSDEIIISLLSKRLEAGEARGESGFILDGFPRTIRQAEILDGVTDIDLVVNLKLPEQALIEKCLGRRICGQCGKNFNVASINIEGENGMPGISMAPLMPPSQCASKLITRADDTEAVVKERLLVYSEKSQPLEEFYRNRGKLLEFDLPGGIPESWPKLLEVLNLDEHEEKLSAAA, from the exons ATGGCCGCCGTAACGCGCCTTGTCAAACACTCAAGGCTATCCGCCGTCCCTTCATTTTGGAAGGCGATGACTACCGCCACCGCCTCCTCTTCCGCATCTGCATCCGCATCTCTCTCCTCTAGATCAGATCTGAGCTCCAGGAGCGTGCAATGGGTCTTCTTGGGTTGCCCTGGTGTCGGAAAGGGCACTTACGCTAGCCGCCTTTCCCATCTCCTTGGAGTCCCTCATATCGCCACCGGTGATCTCGTCCGCCACGAGCTCTCTTCCAATGGCCCTCTCTCTCACCAG CTTGCTGAAATCGTCAACCAAGGGAAATTAGTATCTGATGAAATAATAATTTCCTTATTATCAAAAAGGCTTGAAGCTGGAGAAGCAAGAGGTGAATCGGGTTTCATTCTTGATGGTTTTCCACGTACAATTAGACAAGCC GAAATATTGGATGGAGTAACAGACATAGATTTGGTGGTTAATTTAAAGCTACCAGAGCAAGCTTTGATTGAGAAATGCCTTGGTAGAAGGATATGTGGCCAGTGTGGTAAAAACTTTAATGTCGCCTCTATTAATATCGAGGGTGAGAATGGGATGCCCGGAATAAGTATGGCTCCACTTATGCCTCCATCACAGTGTGCTTCTAAGCTGATCACCCGAGCTGATGATACTGAAGCAGTTGTGAAAGAACGGCTTCTTGTATATAGTGAGAAG AGTCAGCCACTTGAAGAGTTTTATCGCAACCGTGGTAAATTATTGGAATTTGACCTCCCAGGAGGTATCCCAGAATCCTGGCCTAAGTTGCTGGAAGTTCTGAACCTTGATGAGCATGAAGAAAAGCTATCTGCTGCAGCATGA